TGCTTCCCGTCGCGGGGGTTGCTGTCTTTCTGGCGCTCGCGGGCACGCCGATGCTTGCGTCCGCCGACCCGCAGCCGACCGGGGGAACCGCCGGGACCACGCCGCCATCCGCGGTGGAGGACTACGCCTATCCGAACGCGGATCAGATCCAGCGGGACAAGGGCATCAAGCTGATCAAGGGCGACGGGCACATCACCTTCGCCACGTGCGACGACGCCGCCCAGCAGATCAAGGTCCTCACCGTGCAGGGGTAGAGCGGCAATCCGCAGGGCGCGTACTGCTTCAAGGCGAACGCGAAGTCGGGGTATCTCACCCTGGAACTGGCGCGTGTGTTCGCGCTGGAGACCGCTGACCGCCCGATCAGCGCGGATCTGAGGCCGCAGGCGGATCCTTCGGCGCCGGTCAAGACGGTGACGGTCGACAAGAACGGCTACCAGAGCGTGGGCGAGGGCGCGGCCGGTGGTGCACCGACCGTGCTGCTGGAACTGCGGCTCACCGGCTGACCCGGCCCGCCCGCCTGCCCTCTCTTTCCGTTCTCGCAACGCAGCAAGGAACTTTTTCATGTCTGGCTTTCGTTCGCGCGCCGCGTGGACCGGCGGTCTGATCGCCGCCACGTCGCTGGCCGCCGCTCTGACGGCCGCGCCCGCGACCGCCGTATCCGGTCCGGCAGCTTCTGACACGGTCTCGGCCGCCACCGCCCGGCTCGATGTCGGCGGCCAGCGCGGCTGTTCGGCCACCCTGGTGGCCCCGCAGTGGCTGCTGACCGCCGCGAGCTGCTTCATCGACACCCCGGGCGGCACGCTCGCGTCCGGCGCGCCGAAACTGAAGACGACCGCCACGATCGGTGGCAGCGCCCAGCAGGTGGTGAACCTGGTGCCGCGCACGGATCGTGACGTGGTGATGGCCCAACTCGCCAAGCCCGTCACCGGTGTCACGCCCGTCCAGGTAGCGGCCGCCGCGCCTGGCGTGGGGGACGAGGTCCAGGCCGTGGGGTTCGGACGTACCCACGATGAGTGGGTGCCCGGCCAGGTCCACGCGGCTGCTTTCACCGTGCAGAACACCGCCGCCACCACCCTCGATCTGGCCGGCAAGTCGGACGGCGCTGTGATCTGCAAGGGCGACACCGGTGGTCCGGTGCTGAGCACCACCGCCGGCCGCACCGCGCTCACCGGCGTCAACAGCCTGTCCTGGCAGGGTGGTTGCTGCGCGGCGGCACGGTGGTCGGTGTCGGTTTTGTGCGTCCGGAAGGGTGTGGGGTGGGGGAGTCGGGCGCGAGGGTGAGGTGGCGGCGGGGTTGAGGGTGTCCAGGCCGGTGCAGGTTGCGCGGTTGCTGGAGCTCGATGCGGCCGGGGCGTTGACCACGGTGCGTGTGCGTGCGGGCGCCCGGGTCGGCGGGGTGAATGTGCGCACGGTGTGGAGCTGGCTGGAGGCGGCACGTACGGAGGGCCGTGTGGAGCGCAGGCCGCGGGCCCGGCTGGAGTTGTCGGACCGTGCGTGGGAGGTACTGGCGCAGGCGGGCGGGAACGTGGCGGCGCTGCACCGGCATCTTTTGGAGGCCGGGGGCGAGGTGCCCTCGCTGGCGTCGTTGCACCGGGTGGTGCGCCGGGATCTGGAGGACGGCAGGGTCCCTCCGGACCGCGCGGTGCTGCGGCGGGAGCGGGAGGAGCAGCGAACGGAGCGCGCACTGGCTGACCTCGCCCTGGCCGGGCTGCGGGAAGGCGGCGCGGCGAAGAACCGGTTGCAGTCCACCACGCGCCAGGTATGGTCCACCACGAGCGCGGGATAAGGCCCTGTTCTCCCGAAGCTGCCGCGAAGTGACAAGTAACTCAGCGTGTCGTTAGGGCCTTGGTGTCTGTGCGAGGTTCAGGAATCTCGCTGCCGGTGAGGGCGGCGACGCCGTGGTGCGCCTGGGCGTGCTCAGAACCCGGTGGGCAGCCGGGGCGTGTACGGACGCTCCAGCGCCGCGAGTTCGTCGCCGGTCAGCCGGACGTCCAGCGCGGCCGCCGCAGCGTCCAGGTGGTCCGGGCGGGTCGCGCCGACGACCGGGGCGGTGACCACCGGGTTGCCCAGCACCCAGCCGAGCGCGACCTGCGCCATCGGCAGGTCCCGGGCCCCCGCGATGGACTGCACGGCGTCCACGATCGGCCGGTCGACGTCCGCGAAGAACCGCCTGGCGACCGGATCCCCGGCCGAGCGCACCGTCGCCTGCCCGTACGGGCGGGCCAGCCGCCCGGAGGCGAGCGGGCACCACACCAGGCTGCCCACCCCCTGGTCGGCGAGCAGCGGGAACATCTCCCTCTCCTCCTCGCGCTGCACCAGGCTGTACTGGTGCTGCATCGACACGAAGGCCGGGCCGCCGTCCCGCGCCGCGGTGTGCTGCAGCTTGGCGAACTGCCAGGCCCACATCGAGGAGGCGCCGACGTACCGGACCTTCCCGGCAGCCACCACCTCCCGCAGGGCCGCCACGGTCTCCTCGACCGGGGTCGCCGGGTCGAAGCGGTGCAGCTGGTAGAGGTCCAGGTAGTCGGTGCCGAGGCGGGTCAGCGAGCCGTCCACCTGCGCCAGGATCGCCTTGCGGGACAGCCCGGAGCCGCCCGGGCCGTCGTGCATCGGCAGGCCCACCTTCGTCGCGAGGACGACGTCTTCGCGACGGGTGTACCGCCGCACCGCGCGGCCGACCAGTTCCTCCGAGGCACCGCCGCCGTACACGTTGGCGGTGTCCCAGAAGGTGATGCCGAGCTCGACCGCCCGCCGGAAGACCGCCGCTGTGGCCTCTTCGTCCAGCGCCCATGGGTTGTGCCCGCGGCCGCTGCCGCCGAAGCCCATGCAGCCGAGCGCGATCCGGCTGACCGCCAGGTCGGTGCCGCCGAGCTTGACGTATTCCATCGTTCCTCCACTCACGCCGGGTACGGTTCGGCGGCCCGCGCGTGCTTCAACGCGCCCGCCCACCAGGACAGCTGGTCGAGCATGGTCTTCGCGTAGCCGGCCGCCTGCGGGTCGTCCGGGCGGCCGTCCGTCCAGGCGGTGAAGTAGTTCGGGAAGGCCAGGCCGTCCCGGATGGTCACCGCGTGCAGCTCGGTCAGCACGTTCTCCAGGTGCAGCACGGCGTGCCGGCCGCCGGCCGCGCCGCCGTAGCTCACGAAGGCGACCGGCCTGGCCGTCCACTGGGTGAAGTGCCAGTCGATGGCGGCCTTCAGCGAGGCGGGGTAGCTGTGGTTGTACTCCGGCGTGACGATCAGGAAGGCGTCCGCGCCCTCGAGGGCCTCGGTCAGTCCGGCCATCCCGGCCGGGCGGGGGTAGTCGGCACCCGCGAACTTCGGCGGGGCAGCGGGCAGCGCCAGCGGCAGGTCCACCTCGGCCAGGTCGACCACCTTCACCTCGAACCCGCCGTGCGCGACGGCCTGTTCGGCCACCCACGAGGTCACCACCGGGCCGAACCGGCCCTCCCGGACGCTGCCGACGAGGATCACCAGCTTGTGCGTGTTCTTCTCCATGGCCACCACCATCGGCCCGCCTGCCGGCCGCAACCAGACCGTGCTCAGGCTGGCCCCCGCAGGGCCACCCTCCGTGCTGCCGCCACCGCTACGCTCGTCGCATGGGCACACCACTGGGGGACTTCATCCGCGCCAAGCGCGACAGCATCCAACCCGAGACGCTGGGCCTGCCCGACCACGGCCGCCGCCGCTCGCCCGGGCTGCGCCGCTCCGACCTGGCCGTCCGCGCCGGCATCAGCGTCGAGTACCTGACCCGGCTGGAGCAGGGCCGCGACCGCAACCCCTCCCCAGCCGTGGTCCACGCGCTCGCCGACGCCCTCAGCCTCGACCCCGCCGAGCGCGGCCACCTGCGCTACCTCGCGAAGATCACCGGCGGCGCCTGCGCCGGCCGCACCCGGCCCGCCCCGCCGTCCCGCGACGTCCGCCCGGCCGTCCACGAGACCCTGCGCCTGCTCGAACCGGGCGTCGCCGCCGTCACCAACCGCCTCGGCGACATCCTCGCCCACACCAGCGGCTACGCCGCCGTCCTCGGCGCGGCCGGCCTGCTCGACGGCCCGGCTCCGAACCTCACCCGCTACGTCTTCACCGACCCCCGGTCCCGCGCCCTCTTCCCCGATTGGGACGAGGTCGCCGACGAGCAGGCCTTCGACCTCTGGCTCGGCCCCTCGGCCGAGAACTCCGAGTGGCTCAGCACCGAACTCGCCCCCGTGGCCGGCCCCGAGTTCACCCGCCGCCTGGGCAACCACCGCGTCCCCCGCCGCGGCCCGCTCCGCCTCCAGCACCCGGCCGGGCCCGAACTCCGCCTGCTGCGCGAGACCTTGGACCTCACCGCCGACGCCCAGCAGCTCCTCGTCCTGCTCCCCGCAGACGAGGACACCGCTGCCCACCTCGACCAGCTCACCCAGCCGGCCCCAGCCCGCCTGCGGGCGATCTCCTGAGCATGGCGAATTCGACGATCCGGTCCAGGGACGGCTTCCAGCCGTGTGTGGTGTCCACGACCAGGCAGGGGGCGTCCAGCGAAACCGGGACCCACGACTCGATCGGCTGTTACCCCTCCGCGATGCGGTGCAGGAGATCGGCGTCCGCGTGAACGGCGCGCCAAGGCATTTCGGCGACTCGGCGGGAGATGCGCACGCGGGCGAGTTCGGGATCGACGACACAGCACACGACGCGGATGCTTGCCAGGTCCGTGACCGGCTCCTGTTACCTCAGATCGGAGAGGAGGCCGTCCAGGGCCTCCTTGAGGGCTGCGGCGTTGGCCGGATCGAACCACGTGGTGCGGATCCGTTCGTTGTTCCCTTTGGGCGTCTCGTGGTCGGCAGCAAGCTGCTGCAGAGGGCGGCTCTCGTCATTCAGTGAGCGGCCGACGTTCTGGAAGAGGCCGCGCACATACCGGTCGGCGGCGTCGGGGGCGATGCCGTGGCCGGTGGCCCACGAGGTGAGCGTGGCGAGGTAGGCGTAGTGGGCGGTGAGGGTCCCGGTCAGTGCGGAGAAGACGTTGAAGGCGTCCTCGTCCGCGACGGGCAGCGCCCCGCCCAGCTGTTCGAAGAGAGCGTCCACCACCGGGTGCGAGGGCCAGGTCACGGTGACGGAGCGACGCTCGCGCACAGCGGGCAGCGGGATGGCGCGGACGATCGGGGCGCCGGTGGCGAGACTTCGACGCAGGTCGTCGACGGTGACGCCGGCCATCAGGTTGACCACGGTCTTGTCGTCGTCCACCTTCAGCCCAGCGAGCGCCTCGTGGCGGTCCTGGCGGCGCACGGCAATGATCACCGATTCGGAGCGGTCCACCACCTCCTGGTTGTCGGCGCACACCTGGACGCCCTCGAAGCGCTCGGACAGTTCGGCGGCGACGCGGGCTCCCCGGGGAGAGAGGAAGACCTCCGGCCACGCACCGCCCCCGCTGCGCAGGCCCTCGACGATGGCCTTGCCGATCTCGCCCACTCCTATGATGCCGATTCGCTGCACTGTGTCGTCCTCCATGGTGCGCGGTGGTCGTGGCTCGTGTTGGTGCGGCTCTGTACGGTCGCGATGGTTGCGTGCGGAGTCGAACGGAGCGTCGTCACGTCGGTCGCCTTCTTCTCCACAGCGAGGTGACCGCGAAAACGCCCGCCAGACAGGGAATCATCCCGGCCTAGCCCAGCTCCGGCGGCAGTCCAGTCGCGCCGGAGGTGTCCTTGGTCAGCAGCCCGGCCAGTCCGGCGCCGGCGCCGAGCACGAACATCACGGTCGCGACGGGGCGGGCCCACCGCTTGCCTGCCTTGACGGCCCAGGCTGCCGTGGGCCAGCCAAGAACGCCGAGCGCTCCGATGACGGACGACACGACCAGGTAGGTGCTGACGGCCCAGTCGACCCGCGCCTGGGAGTAGTCGGGATAGCCGGCCCGGATGTGATCGGCCAGCAGATGGGTGGTGCCGCGGTCGACGTACGTGGCGCTCGTCGCGAGGGCAGTGAGCGCAAGGCCCACGTACATCGCTGCGAGCGGCCCTCGTGCAAGGGGTGGTTGCGTCGTCAGGGTGCTTGTCTCGTCAGTTCCCTTCATTTGTCTTCATTGGTCGACCAGGGCGATGCCGTGGTCGCTGTACCGGGCCCCCTGGGCCCCGGCGTCGGGGACGGCGGCGTCGATGTCGTCGAGGTCGGTGGCGGTCAGGTGCAGGTCGAGGGCGGCCAGGTTGTCGCGCAGGTGTGGGCGGCGGGAGCTGCCGGGGATGGGGATGACGTCGCCGCCGCGGGTGAGGAGCCAGGCGAGGGCGATCTGGGCGGGGGTGGCGCTCTTGGCGGCGGCGAGGTGGGTGATGGCGTCGACGATGGCGAGATTGGCCTTGAGGTCGTCGCCGTTGTACCGGGGAGCGGTGGCGCGGAAGTCGCCGGGTTCGTAGCGCGTGGTGGCGCGGACGGCCCCGGTCAGCAGGCCGCGGCCGAGAGGGCTGTAGGCGATCAGGGTGGCGCCGAGACTGCGGATCGTGGGCAGGATGTCGATTTCGACATGGCGTTCCCACAACGAGTACTCGGTCTGGACGGCGCTGATCGGATGGATGGCGTGGGCGCGGCGGAGGGTGGCGGCCGAGACTTCGGACAGGCCGATGCGGCCCACCTTGCCCTGGGCGACCAGGTCGGCCAGGGCGCCGACGGACTCCTCGACGGGGACGGCGTGGTCGATGCGGGCGAGGTAGTACACGTCGATGTGTTCGGTGCGCAGCCGTCGCAACGACGCTTCGCAGGCACGCCGCAGATCGTTGGGTGAGCCGGCGGGCACCAGGCCCTCGGCGGTGCGCCGGACTCCGGTCTTGGTGGCCAGCACGACGCGGTCGCGGTGTGGTGCGAGGGTCCGACCGAGGAGTTCCTCGTTTGTGCCGTCGCCGTAAAAGTCGCCAGTGTCGAACAGGGTCACGCCCGAATCGAGGGCCTCCAGCAGGGTGGCTGCGGCCTCGTGCGGGTCGGTGGGGCCGTAGGTGCCGGTCATGCTCATGCAGCCGAGGCCGAGTCGGGAGACCGCCGGGCCGTCGTGTTCGAGGGTGGGGTGCATCGTTCCTCCGTCACTTCGCCAGGGCCGCGCGGAGGAACGCGAGGATCTCCGCCTGGGCGGCCTCGGCCTGTGGTTCCAGGCCGGGCAGGGTGAGGAACGCATGTCGCGCTCCCGGGTATTCGGTGAGCCGCACGGAGGTCCCTGCCTCGCGCAGCTGCTCGGCATAGCCGCGGCCGTGGTCGGCGACCGCGTCCTGGGTGGGCACCACCACGAGCGTCGGGGCGAGCCCGCTCAGGTCGTCCGCGTACAGCGGCGAGACTGCGCGGGCGTCGGCTCCCGGCGGGACGGCGAGCCGCTGGAAGAGCCGCAGTTGCGGCAGGGCTCGGGTCGGGCTGTATGCGTACTCGGCGATCGAGGGGTAGTCGAACATCGTCTCGGTCACGTCGACCGCGGGGTTGACCAGCACTTGCGCCTTGAGCTTCAGGCCGGCCTCCCTGGCCCGGATGGCCGTCAGCGCGCTGATCAGCGCGCCGCAGCTCTCACCGAAGACAGCCGTGCGCGCCGGGTCGATGCCCCACTGGGCGGCGTGCCGCACCACGTGCTGCAGCACGTCCCAGCCGTCGTCGGCGGCGTTCGCGAGCGGACTGTCCGGGGCGACGAGGCGGTGCTCAACCGAGACGACGAGGGCGTGCAGCCTCGCGGCGAGGTGGCTGTTGGTCCAGTCGCACTGCACCGCCGTGCCCACGAAGCTGCCTCCGTGGACATGGACCACGAGTGGCAGGTCGATTCGGGCTTCGGCTTCGTCGTCTCCCGTCGGGGCCGGACGGTAGACCCGGACCGGTAGGTCGCGGCCGGGCAGTGCGATCTGCTGCCAGGCGATCGCGGCGCCGGGGTCCGGCTCTCCGAGGATCGTCCGCGCGCCGCTGGAGGACCGGAAGCGGTTCTCCGCGGCGCGGTAGGCGAGCAGTTCCTCGGTCGTGATCGCCGAGAAGTCCGGCTCCGGCGGCCGTGTCGCGGTAGTGGTCTCGCTCATGTCTCCTTCTCCCCTCCCGGCCGGATGCCGGGTGTGTCGTTGTGGCCGGCCACTGCGTTGACCTCATTATGCACGCACTGCGTGCAACGACAAGTGCATAAGTTAGACTGGGTCCGGACGAGAGGGGCGAAATGACTGGCCGAAGGCGATGGTCGACCGAGGAGATCCTGGACACGGCGGCGGAACTGCTGCGTACGAGCGACGCCGAGTCGTTCAGCGTGCGCAAACTCGCCGCAGCGCTCGGGACCGACTCCTCGAGCCTCTACCGGCACTTCCGTAACAAGACCGAACTGCTGCGCGCGGTTGCCGACCGGATCCTGCTGGCCGCCATGGGCGGCTACCGCCCCGAGGGCGACTGGAGGCAGCGCGTCACCGCCCTGGCCTTGCACCTGCGCGAGGCCTTCGGCGAGCAACCCCAACTCGCCGTGGTGTGGGGACGCTACGGGTCCGGCGGCACCGGATCCCGATTGGTCATGGAGGAGCTGCTGCAGACCCTGCGCGCGTCCGGCCTGCCCGACGAGGAGGTCCCGGTGCGATACCACCGCATCGTGATCCTCCTCGCCGCGCTGATCGCCGCCGAGGCCGGTATCAGCACCATCACCCCCAAGGAGTACGAGCAGGGCATGGAGCAGTTCCGCGTCGCGGTGCTCGGCGCCGATCCCGATCGCTTCCCCGCCCTGGCCCACTTCGCCCGTGACATCCGCCCACTCGGAGCAGATCGCCGCGCCGCATTCGAAGAGATCCTCGCCACCCAACTCGCCCACATCGAGACCCAGATCCCCTGACGTGCCGGATCACCTGTGCCATGCGGTCGGGTCGCGCCACTGCCGCAGGCCCGGTGCCGGAGGCCGGGTGTAGGAGTAGCGGCCCAGGAAGTTGATGCGGTCGTACCGGAGCGAGGAGAGCCGGGCGGTCGTTCAGACCGAGCCTGCCCAGCCGCCCGCCGACTGGGCAGTGGGCACTCCGGGTGCGGGGCGGGGGCCGGGCACCTTGGCCGCCGCCGCGGCTGCGGCCAGTTCGAGGTGGGAGTTCATGTCCAGCTCGAACCGGCCGTAGGGGTTCACATGGGTCCAGAACAGCGGGGACAGGGCCCGCCGGTCGGCGTCGGTGAGCCGCTTCTGCCACTTCTCCTCGCTCAGGATGTCTTGGAGGAGCAGGGTGTTGATGTGCACCAACGCCGACTGGAGCAGGTGCAGGGCGAGCAACGAGACTTCCTGGCTCTCCTTGTCGAAACCGGTCAGGTCGCCGACCTTGCCGTAGAACAGGTCGTGGTTGGCGGAGTTTCAGTTCTCCACGACCTGGAGCCCGTCGTTGATCTCGCGTCGCAGTAGACCGGCCGCTCTGCACAACGCCGACTTCATGCCTGCCCTCTTTCTGGCGGGTAGTCATCTGTCGGGCCTGGCTCTTATCTCGAGTTGGCGGCAGCCAAAAGACCGCGGCCTCCTCTATCAAGAGTTTGTTTTGGCCGGTGGATAGTTGAATCGAGGGACAGTTGAATTCGGGTCGGCCTATCGATGCGCTTGACACGGCTGCTGCAAGTGAAAAGCTGGAGGAGAGTGTCGAGTTCATCCGGCGAAGGGCTGTCAGATGCCGTGATTTGTTGCTGCCGGGAACCTTCGGCAGGGGCGCTCCCGGTAGCTCCCCACGTGTGCTGGGAGAAATACCATGCCCGAATTTGTGTCCCTTGCAGGCAGCGAACGCGTGCCGCGGCGCGACGCGCAACTGCTGAGTCCGCTGCCACCGGCTGCACCGATGACCGTGACTGTCTACGTACGGTCCAAGCCGGGTCAGACGAAGCACACGCTTGATGCTGCGGAGTTTGCTGCCAGGCGACCTGCCAAACGCGCCAAGGGCGTACCAAAGGTTCTTGAATCCCATGCCGCCGACCTTGCTGACCTCGATGCGGTGCGCCACTTCGGCGAGGCGCATCACCTGGAGGAGGTCGGGCGTAACGAGGCGGCGCGCAGCATCGAGCTGGCCGGGACCGTGGCGGACTTCAGCCACGCCTTCAAGGTCACTCTGTCCCGGTACGGCTACATCGACCAGGGCGGCCGCCGCCGCACCTACCGCGGACGCGAGGGCGCCATCCACATCCCCCGGGAACTCGACGGGCTCGTCGCTGCGGTCCTGGGCCTGGACAACCGGCCGCTCGGCGCGAACTTGCTGTACCGCAAGAGTCCCGCCCACATGCCCGTGAACGTCGCGGACGCCGCTCGCGGTCTCCCCCGGGGGACATTCCTGCCGCCTGACCTGGGTCGGCTCTACGACTACCCGGACACCACAGGGAAGGGCCAGTGTGTGGCGGTGCTGGCCTTCAACGGTCTGACCACCCCCGGCACTCCTTCCGGCGGATACCAGCCCCAGGCTTTGAGTACCTACTTCGAGCAGGTCCTCGGCCAGCGCATGCCCGACATCACCGAGGTGTTGGTCCATGGGCCGGGCAATGATCCGGGAGACGACCCTGGCAACGTCGCGCAGCCGGATCCGGCCGACAGCACAGGCGAGATCATGCTCGACCTGCAGGTCGTCGGCGCGCTTGCGCCCGACGCGCAGATCGTCGTGTACTTCACCACCTTCGACGAGCAAGGTTGGGTCGACGCGATCAACGCGGTCGCCACCGACACCGCTCGTCGGTCCACCGTGATGTCCATCAGCTACGGCAATCCCGAGGACGCTGTTGGCAGCGCCTGGACCCCCGGAGCGATCAAGACGGTCAATGACACCTTCGGCCTCGCCGACAAGCGCAACATCAGCATCTTCTGCGCCTCTGGCGACGACGGCTCCCGCGACCAGGGCACCGACCTACGCGCACACGCCGACTTCCCCGCCTCCAGCCCCTACGTGACCGGCGTCGGCGGAACCCGGCTGGTCGCCGACGCCGCGGGCACGGCTATCACCAGCGAGGTCGTGTGGGACGACGGTCCTGGTGATGCGACTGGCGGCGGCATCAGCCGGTGGTTCCCGGTACCCGACTGGCAGGCCGGCGTGCACGTGCCGCCCTCGGTCAACCCTCCGCACCGCCCGGGCCGCGGCGTGCCCGACGTGGCCGCCGACGCCGACCCGTACACGGGGGTGGACATCATCAGCGTCGACGGGCAGCACATATATCCCATCGGCGGCACGAGCGCCGCCGCTCCGCAGTGGGCGGCCCTGATTGCCCGGATCAACGAGGCCCTCGGCGCCCCGGTCGGCTTCCTCAACCCCCTGCTCTACAGCAAGGCACCCTCAGGCGTCCTGCATGACATCACCGTCGGCAGCAACGGCGCCTACGCCGCCGGGCCTGGGTGGGATCCCTGCACCGGCCTGGGTAGCCCGGACGGCAAGGGACTCCGCGCCGTCCTCTGACCCTCAGCCGCAGCATGCCAGGAAGTCCTGGTTATGGGACGAGCGCTACGGCTGGTGCACAGACCTCAGCCATAGCCACCCGATCGCCATACCTGAGCATGAATCAGCAGCGGAAGCCCGTGTCCTCCCACAGGAACGGGCCGAGCTGGCTGTGTCTGGAGCGGACCACTTCCAGGCGACCGGCGGTGGGGGGCACTCGGGACACGGCGCCCGCATTCCGGCGGCGGGCGCGGTCTTGACCCACCCTCTCTGCGGGCCGGCGGATCAGGGGCGCTCCGCATTCGAGGTAGGGCTGTCGAAACAGCTCGTCGAACAACCGCTTCGGATAGGCCCCTCTAACAAGCTCTGACGGAATGATCTCCATGACGCGGTGTAACCCATTCAACGCATCGGGCGTAGGACGACTGTGTAGTCCTCTCCGCCGTACAAGGACTCGTAGCGGATCTTGAGTGTGAGCCGCCGATTGATCAGGTCCTTGACTTCGGCGTCGTTCTGCGGGTCGTAGTTCGCGACACTCAACAAATACTGTTCGTAGTCGATGGCGATGACCTCTTCTTGGCTGAAGGTCACAGCGGATGGGCGCACCGACAGGCGGTCTCGGACACGATCGGCACTGAGTCTGTCCCAGGGGCCAATCACTTCGTCATCGACGGTGAGCGTGCTCTCGACGATGACCGCCGGCCCAAGTCCGGAGTTGATGAGCCGGATCCCAGCTCTGCCTCCCGCCGGCCAGCCGCGGTGCAGTTGGAGTATCGGGCGCACCGAATGGCGGTTGTGTTGCCGCATGGCGTGTGTCTGGTAGACCGAAACGATCAGCGATGCGACAGCGATCACGACCGCGCAGATCGCTGTGACGGTGTCT
The genomic region above belongs to Streptomyces sp. CG1 and contains:
- a CDS encoding aldo/keto reductase → MEYVKLGGTDLAVSRIALGCMGFGGSGRGHNPWALDEEATAAVFRRAVELGITFWDTANVYGGGASEELVGRAVRRYTRREDVVLATKVGLPMHDGPGGSGLSRKAILAQVDGSLTRLGTDYLDLYQLHRFDPATPVEETVAALREVVAAGKVRYVGASSMWAWQFAKLQHTAARDGGPAFVSMQHQYSLVQREEEREMFPLLADQGVGSLVWCPLASGRLARPYGQATVRSAGDPVARRFFADVDRPIVDAVQSIAGARDLPMAQVALGWVLGNPVVTAPVVGATRPDHLDAAAAALDVRLTGDELAALERPYTPRLPTGF
- a CDS encoding NAD(P)-binding domain-containing protein; this translates as MEDDTVQRIGIIGVGEIGKAIVEGLRSGGGAWPEVFLSPRGARVAAELSERFEGVQVCADNQEVVDRSESVIIAVRRQDRHEALAGLKVDDDKTVVNLMAGVTVDDLRRSLATGAPIVRAIPLPAVRERRSVTVTWPSHPVVDALFEQLGGALPVADEDAFNVFSALTGTLTAHYAYLATLTSWATGHGIAPDAADRYVRGLFQNVGRSLNDESRPLQQLAADHETPKGNNERIRTTWFDPANAAALKEALDGLLSDLR
- a CDS encoding alpha/beta hydrolase; this encodes MSETTTATRPPEPDFSAITTEELLAYRAAENRFRSSSGARTILGEPDPGAAIAWQQIALPGRDLPVRVYRPAPTGDDEAEARIDLPLVVHVHGGSFVGTAVQCDWTNSHLAARLHALVVSVEHRLVAPDSPLANAADDGWDVLQHVVRHAAQWGIDPARTAVFGESCGALISALTAIRAREAGLKLKAQVLVNPAVDVTETMFDYPSIAEYAYSPTRALPQLRLFQRLAVPPGADARAVSPLYADDLSGLAPTLVVVPTQDAVADHGRGYAEQLREAGTSVRLTEYPGARHAFLTLPGLEPQAEAAQAEILAFLRAALAK
- a CDS encoding TetR/AcrR family transcriptional regulator gives rise to the protein MTGRRRWSTEEILDTAAELLRTSDAESFSVRKLAAALGTDSSSLYRHFRNKTELLRAVADRILLAAMGGYRPEGDWRQRVTALALHLREAFGEQPQLAVVWGRYGSGGTGSRLVMEELLQTLRASGLPDEEVPVRYHRIVILLAALIAAEAGISTITPKEYEQGMEQFRVAVLGADPDRFPALAHFARDIRPLGADRRAAFEEILATQLAHIETQIP
- a CDS encoding helix-turn-helix domain-containing protein, encoding MGTPLGDFIRAKRDSIQPETLGLPDHGRRRSPGLRRSDLAVRAGISVEYLTRLEQGRDRNPSPAVVHALADALSLDPAERGHLRYLAKITGGACAGRTRPAPPSRDVRPAVHETLRLLEPGVAAVTNRLGDILAHTSGYAAVLGAAGLLDGPAPNLTRYVFTDPRSRALFPDWDEVADEQAFDLWLGPSAENSEWLSTELAPVAGPEFTRRLGNHRVPRRGPLRLQHPAGPELRLLRETLDLTADAQQLLVLLPADEDTAAHLDQLTQPAPARLRAIS
- a CDS encoding aldo/keto reductase; translation: MHPTLEHDGPAVSRLGLGCMSMTGTYGPTDPHEAAATLLEALDSGVTLFDTGDFYGDGTNEELLGRTLAPHRDRVVLATKTGVRRTAEGLVPAGSPNDLRRACEASLRRLRTEHIDVYYLARIDHAVPVEESVGALADLVAQGKVGRIGLSEVSAATLRRAHAIHPISAVQTEYSLWERHVEIDILPTIRSLGATLIAYSPLGRGLLTGAVRATTRYEPGDFRATAPRYNGDDLKANLAIVDAITHLAAAKSATPAQIALAWLLTRGGDVIPIPGSSRRPHLRDNLAALDLHLTATDLDDIDAAVPDAGAQGARYSDHGIALVDQ
- a CDS encoding NADPH-dependent FMN reductase, coding for MEKNTHKLVILVGSVREGRFGPVVTSWVAEQAVAHGGFEVKVVDLAEVDLPLALPAAPPKFAGADYPRPAGMAGLTEALEGADAFLIVTPEYNHSYPASLKAAIDWHFTQWTARPVAFVSYGGAAGGRHAVLHLENVLTELHAVTIRDGLAFPNYFTAWTDGRPDDPQAAGYAKTMLDQLSWWAGALKHARAAEPYPA
- a CDS encoding trypsin-like serine protease encodes the protein MSGFRSRAAWTGGLIAATSLAAALTAAPATAVSGPAASDTVSAATARLDVGGQRGCSATLVAPQWLLTAASCFIDTPGGTLASGAPKLKTTATIGGSAQQVVNLVPRTDRDVVMAQLAKPVTGVTPVQVAAAAPGVGDEVQAVGFGRTHDEWVPGQVHAAAFTVQNTAATTLDLAGKSDGAVICKGDTGGPVLSTTAGRTALTGVNSLSWQGGCCAAARWSVSVLCVRKGVGWGSRARG
- a CDS encoding protease pro-enzyme activation domain-containing protein, coding for MTVTVYVRSKPGQTKHTLDAAEFAARRPAKRAKGVPKVLESHAADLADLDAVRHFGEAHHLEEVGRNEAARSIELAGTVADFSHAFKVTLSRYGYIDQGGRRRTYRGREGAIHIPRELDGLVAAVLGLDNRPLGANLLYRKSPAHMPVNVADAARGLPRGTFLPPDLGRLYDYPDTTGKGQCVAVLAFNGLTTPGTPSGGYQPQALSTYFEQVLGQRMPDITEVLVHGPGNDPGDDPGNVAQPDPADSTGEIMLDLQVVGALAPDAQIVVYFTTFDEQGWVDAINAVATDTARRSTVMSISYGNPEDAVGSAWTPGAIKTVNDTFGLADKRNISIFCASGDDGSRDQGTDLRAHADFPASSPYVTGVGGTRLVADAAGTAITSEVVWDDGPGDATGGGISRWFPVPDWQAGVHVPPSVNPPHRPGRGVPDVAADADPYTGVDIISVDGQHIYPIGGTSAAAPQWAALIARINEALGAPVGFLNPLLYSKAPSGVLHDITVGSNGAYAAGPGWDPCTGLGSPDGKGLRAVL